Proteins from one Corallococcus exiguus genomic window:
- a CDS encoding imm11 family protein has protein sequence MSLRYFELADDVYIEGRWELGHPEDAQGRDLEDSWQFRMGRPSSWEGSLRVPVEIPGNALDYSHAAFSTPVVTSRVAAIFEQLAPNDVQLFPVDIEGQSDDFFILNAIRRVNCIDDEASEEARYWMPKDGLTEKVGTYLSVWGMRIDTTRLGSARVFRPLHWEVVLVVPEDIKLALESIGATGVQFKDVSPLR, from the coding sequence ATGTCCTTGCGATATTTCGAACTCGCTGATGACGTGTACATTGAGGGCCGCTGGGAACTGGGGCATCCAGAGGACGCCCAAGGGCGGGACCTTGAGGACTCCTGGCAGTTCCGGATGGGCCGACCAAGCTCGTGGGAAGGGAGCCTGCGGGTCCCGGTGGAGATCCCAGGCAACGCACTCGACTACTCCCACGCGGCGTTCAGCACTCCGGTGGTCACCTCGCGGGTGGCCGCCATCTTCGAGCAACTGGCCCCGAACGACGTCCAGCTCTTCCCCGTGGACATCGAGGGCCAGTCCGACGACTTCTTCATCCTGAACGCCATCCGCCGCGTGAACTGCATCGACGATGAGGCTTCGGAGGAAGCACGGTACTGGATGCCCAAGGATGGGCTGACGGAGAAGGTAGGCACCTATCTCTCCGTGTGGGGCATGCGCATCGACACCACACGGCTCGGTAGCGCGAGGGTCTTCCGGCCCCTGCACTGGGAAGTGGTCCTCGTCGTCCCCGAGGACATCAAGCTCGCGCTGGAATCGATTGGCGCCACGGGTGTTCAGTTCAAGGACGTGTCCCCGCTCCGCTGA
- a CDS encoding AHH domain-containing protein, giving the protein MTHATVIAWMLLVGTGCAASRNVRLGTGRGPTRVHTPQRDVRPVALDEDAFVSAVAGLARTAPVSSYPMEAARRLLAASLPSRPYAHVRGHLGLISVHEPGRGRLRLNDAPEAELAAAYGRWCKSKALAGDCLHLLERGPTLDEDGKRTLAFSIALDSVWDETEDALRGMTDRGAVLSMIVTTGALYLGLWLLPEPVSKGVAATMTAVLIAYLGVDTVWSLIQGWMRLADAVSEATTFDELRDAGEQYGEVMGQNAARAFVMLATAALGSTAETLAAKVPTLPGSAQASLVGVAEGGFRLGAVAQVESIAVSTTGDILLTLAPGAVATGGPVEVPGPKHHIASDKFSTSTANGGPWTPRYQRIFDKGGMSLNDPENQVDVPGHRGPHPREYHERVHQRLEQATATCKTIDQCREALKGALRALASEIVQKGSFLNKLVTRTE; this is encoded by the coding sequence ATGACGCACGCAACCGTCATCGCGTGGATGCTGCTCGTGGGGACCGGCTGTGCGGCGTCCCGAAACGTGCGGCTCGGTACGGGCCGAGGACCCACCCGTGTCCACACGCCGCAGCGGGACGTCCGGCCCGTGGCGCTGGACGAAGACGCCTTCGTGTCCGCGGTCGCGGGGCTCGCACGCACCGCGCCTGTTTCCTCGTACCCCATGGAGGCGGCCCGCCGGCTGCTGGCAGCTTCGCTTCCGTCACGCCCCTATGCCCACGTGCGTGGACACCTGGGGCTCATCTCCGTGCACGAACCTGGGCGCGGACGCCTCCGACTCAACGATGCACCGGAGGCGGAGCTGGCGGCGGCCTATGGCCGATGGTGCAAGAGCAAGGCGCTCGCTGGCGATTGTCTCCACCTGCTGGAGCGAGGGCCCACGTTGGACGAGGACGGCAAGCGCACGCTCGCCTTCTCCATCGCGTTGGACTCGGTGTGGGACGAGACGGAGGACGCGCTGCGGGGCATGACGGATCGCGGGGCGGTGCTCTCCATGATTGTCACGACTGGCGCCTTGTATCTGGGCTTGTGGCTGTTGCCGGAGCCCGTGTCCAAGGGTGTCGCGGCGACGATGACGGCGGTGCTCATCGCCTACCTGGGCGTCGACACGGTGTGGAGCCTCATCCAGGGCTGGATGCGGCTCGCGGACGCGGTGTCGGAGGCCACGACCTTCGATGAGCTTCGGGACGCGGGAGAGCAGTACGGCGAGGTGATGGGCCAGAACGCCGCGCGGGCCTTCGTGATGCTGGCCACGGCGGCGCTGGGCAGCACGGCGGAGACACTGGCCGCGAAGGTGCCCACGTTGCCCGGTTCGGCGCAGGCGTCACTCGTGGGCGTGGCGGAGGGTGGCTTCCGGTTGGGCGCGGTCGCTCAGGTGGAGTCCATCGCCGTATCCACGACGGGTGACATCCTGCTCACCCTGGCGCCGGGTGCGGTGGCGACTGGCGGGCCCGTGGAGGTGCCGGGGCCGAAGCACCACATCGCATCCGACAAGTTCAGCACGTCCACCGCGAACGGTGGGCCTTGGACTCCGCGATACCAGCGGATCTTCGACAAGGGCGGGATGTCACTGAATGATCCCGAGAATCAGGTGGACGTTCCCGGCCACCGAGGTCCGCATCCTCGTGAGTACCATGAAAGAGTCCATCAACGGCTTGAACAGGCAACGGCGACCTGCAAAACCATCGACCAATGCCGAGAGGCGTTGAAAGGTGCGCTGCGCGCTCTGGCGAGTGAAATCGTCCAGAAGGGCAGCTTCCTCAACAAGCTGGTGACCCGCACGGAGTGA
- the rnk gene encoding nucleoside diphosphate kinase regulator, giving the protein MTHDHSLIVTDTDLQRLERVVEQYGNARNAELVEQLESELARAVVTSSSTIPRDVVTMNSTVVYEDEEAGETREVTLVYPKDANSDAGRISILAPVGSALLGLSVGQTVEWPLPQGRTRRLRIIAVPYQPEAAGHFHL; this is encoded by the coding sequence ATGACCCACGACCACTCCCTCATTGTCACCGACACCGACCTGCAGCGCCTGGAGCGCGTCGTCGAACAATACGGCAACGCTCGCAACGCCGAGCTCGTGGAGCAGCTGGAGTCCGAGCTCGCCCGCGCCGTCGTCACGTCCTCCAGCACCATTCCCCGCGACGTCGTCACCATGAACAGCACCGTCGTCTATGAAGACGAAGAGGCCGGCGAGACGCGCGAAGTCACGCTCGTCTATCCCAAGGACGCCAACAGCGACGCCGGCCGCATCTCCATCCTCGCCCCCGTGGGCAGCGCCCTCCTGGGCCTGTCCGTGGGCCAGACCGTGGAGTGGCCCCTCCCCCAGGGCCGCACCCGCCGCCTGCGCATCATCGCCGTGCCCTACCAGCCGGAGGCCGCCGGTCACTTCCACCTGTAG
- the opgC gene encoding OpgC domain-containing protein, with amino-acid sequence MKRRPEFDSLRGVLLVLMTLTHLPTRLSVIGNQPFGFVSAAEGFVFLSAFLVGVVHAKKLGTSSPVAMFKSLWSRALKVYGYHVALLSFAFTIIATLGVAARRPAIHNLLGFFHQDPFTALWSSLFLLYCPPLLDILPLYVVLLLLTPAVLLGARKEGWSRVLGLSALIWVWAQVGLKRALYDLLVAIPVLPWPPLSIDLSGAFDLFAWQFLWVLGVWMGVARATAPEQREPVSRRLLTGAIVVSLGFFVVRHLDVDLGAAGVLFDKWSLAPLRLVNFLAVALLASWLAPRLFQWLRPKVLEALGQASLPVFAVHVVLCLLSLSLLDENEDPLDYWDEAAVLVATFCSMYFVALRQRIAGRSVGPPSTS; translated from the coding sequence ATGAAACGCCGCCCCGAGTTCGACAGCCTGCGCGGAGTGCTGCTCGTCCTGATGACGCTGACGCACCTGCCCACCCGGCTGAGTGTCATCGGCAATCAGCCGTTCGGCTTCGTGTCCGCCGCCGAGGGCTTCGTGTTCCTCTCCGCGTTCCTCGTGGGCGTGGTGCACGCGAAGAAGCTGGGGACCTCGAGCCCCGTGGCGATGTTCAAGAGCCTCTGGAGCCGCGCCCTCAAGGTGTACGGCTACCACGTCGCCCTGCTCTCCTTCGCGTTCACCATCATCGCCACGCTGGGCGTCGCCGCGCGCAGGCCCGCCATCCACAACCTGCTCGGGTTCTTCCATCAGGACCCGTTCACCGCCCTGTGGAGCAGCCTGTTCCTCCTCTACTGTCCCCCGCTGCTCGACATCCTTCCGCTCTATGTCGTGCTGCTGCTGCTCACGCCCGCCGTGCTGCTCGGTGCGCGCAAGGAGGGCTGGTCCCGGGTGCTGGGACTGAGCGCCCTCATCTGGGTCTGGGCGCAGGTGGGCCTCAAGCGCGCCCTGTATGACCTGCTCGTCGCCATCCCCGTGCTGCCGTGGCCGCCGTTGAGCATCGACCTGTCGGGCGCGTTCGACCTGTTCGCGTGGCAGTTCCTCTGGGTGCTCGGGGTGTGGATGGGCGTGGCCCGCGCCACCGCGCCGGAGCAGCGCGAGCCCGTGTCGCGCCGGCTCCTCACGGGCGCCATCGTCGTCAGCCTGGGGTTCTTCGTCGTGCGCCACCTCGACGTGGACCTGGGCGCCGCGGGGGTGCTGTTCGACAAGTGGTCGCTCGCGCCGCTGCGGCTCGTGAACTTCCTGGCCGTGGCGTTGCTGGCGAGTTGGCTCGCGCCCCGCCTGTTCCAATGGCTGCGTCCCAAGGTGCTGGAGGCGCTGGGACAGGCATCGCTGCCCGTGTTCGCCGTGCACGTGGTGCTGTGCCTGCTCAGCCTGTCGCTGCTGGACGAGAACGAGGACCCGCTGGACTACTGGGATGAAGCCGCGGTCCTCGTGGCCACGTTCTGCAGCATGTACTTCGTGGCGCTGCGCCAGCGCATCGCGGGCCGGAGCGTGGGCCCGCCGTCGACGTCCTGA